AACTGTTTGTCCAATATTAGCTTCCTCCGATGCAAATTTAATCATTACTATAACCCAAGTTAACTAGTGCACTACCTATGAGGTTTAGAAAACCCCTCCCTATCCCAATCACTTTGGTAGAAAAAAATGAACATGTTGAGGTATGAAAATGTATCCTTGTCTTGGAGATGTGTGAAGTGAGGACCTTCATGAATGAACCATTCAACTAGGGGATTAATCTTTGGAATGGGGATTTCCAGatttttgtttgtattgttACAACTGTTTGCGAGGTAAAATTGATATGGATGACAAGTAACTAGTTTACCACTTGCTAACGTAAGAAACATACAGCCTGTGCAGGAGAGATGAGGTAAATAAGCAGCCCTTAAGACACCGATATGGTCATCCAATTCCCCCAAACTGTAGCACGACAACTGTTTCCATATTGGGACTCCAAGCACTATGAATCAGTTTCTGTTTCTAATTTCCCACTTTTTAATCTGGAAGTTGGTCCAAGATTCTGTAAAGCTTGGAGAAATGAAAATCATAAACAGGTATAATAGTTCTCAATCCATATATTCTCAGAACTAGACTAGAGAATTGGATTCTCCAGCATATAATTTTACACTTGTATGAAAAACATCTGCATATGGAGATGGAATAAATTTCAGTTGCTGAAGTTGTTAGTTACACGTGCATGTGGCATAATATCACTTGCTACGTAATATTTCTTCTTCCTTCATTAGGAGAGTGGAAAATAAAGTATGAAAACAAATTTGGGTGTTTTCTCCATCGGCTTTGCACAAGCTTATGTATGTATGGCAAACAAACCACAATCATTCACAATTATCAGAACTTTTGTTGCAGTGGTCCTTCTGACACATATGATCAGGCTGCTTCCAGTTTAGTTGCTGGTAGTAATCTTGAGCAGACCATTCAACAAATAATGGATATGGGTGGTGGCAGCTGGGAAAGAGAAACTGTTATCCGTGCACTTCGAGCTGCTTACAACAACCCAGAGCGAGCTGTGGATTATTTATATTCAGTATGTTCTTAAATTGTTCAATGCCATGTTGGAGTGCAGTGGCACTGTCCCTAAATTTTGTAAAATCCAGTATCTTAGAAATCTTGACAATAACCTGGCCTTCAcccttattttgttttgttttcaggGTATTCCAGAAGCAGCAGAGGTTGCTGTTCCAGTGGCTCATTTACCTGCAAATCAGACAGCCTCTGGGGGGGTTGAAACTGGTGCGGCAGCAGGCGCACCGGTCTCTGGAGTTCCTAATTCATCTCCCTTGAATTTGTTTCCTCAGGTTTAACTTTACTGGAACATTACTGTCTTTTGGCACATACTTGTCTGCTTTCCTCTTATGTGTTTCTTATATTGTTTAAACTGAAACATCTCTAGGAAGCAGTTCCTGCCGGCGGTGCTGGTGCTGGACTTGGTCCCCTTGATTTCCTTCGAAATAGCCAACAGGTTTGGTTCCTATATTATTTGATTGCATTCCTTGTGCTACGAAGCCTGTAGTTATGGTAGTCGGGTCTTTAGGATTTGCATTAAAATATGTGGACCTgcgtttagttttagtttttttcctAGCTGTTATGAGATAAGATGTAACTATATCTTATCGTCTTGTATAAGATATTGGCATGGCTATTGAACTTTCTCGTTTATCtgatttttcctttgttttcttttcagttcCAAGCCTTGCGTTCAATGGTGCAATCAAATCCCCAGATTTTACAGGTCCGTATGAATCCTTTTGTTATCAGAGTATAGTACTATAGTTCATATTCATTCTGTTGTTATCAGATAACGTATTCCTTCTGTAATGAGTTGTGTTTTTGCTTGGTTACAGCCCATGCTTCAGGAACTTGGAAAACAAAACCCCCAACTTTTAAGACTTATTCAAGAGCACCAAGCTGAGTTTCTTCAATTGATAAATGAGCCTGTGGACGGTTCAGAAGGGTGGGTACTTGTTCTTATCATTTTACTAAGAATTGAGAAGAGTGAGTGAATggcaatttttcttgtttaaactTTTCAAGGCAATGGAGTAGTGGGATATAGGGATTTGAGCCTTGTGTTGTCTTGGAATATATTGGGCCTTTCCTTGAGGTATAGTGGGCTTTCTGTTTCCTTGGTTGGGTTGACGTGTAGGAAAGAGGAATAATGCTTGGCTCTTCATCCCTTCTTGCCTCTCATCAAACATTTGGGAAGAGCGCAAAAGGACATTTTGTGAGCTTGAGGAACCTACATAAGTAGTATTCCTTtctcgttttgggattttggggCTCTCAGATTAGTGTTCTGATATACGTGGTGGCATTCCTTCAATCTTTAATACTTGCACTCCAAAAGAAGGcggggaaaagagagaaaaagagcaaATTTCTCTCGTTGTGACTTACCCTTCTTAAATTTGTCTTAGTCAGTTGTCTTTCCGAGAAGCCTGGAACATCCTTAGAAAGGGTTTCCTTGAGTATGGATCTTCTGTGAAATATGAACACCAGTTGAGAATGGGAACATGTTTTGCGATTCCGTTAAGAGGTAGGCATGGTCCTGTCTACTGATTGTGTCAACATTCATTTCCTTGCAGGGATATATTTGATCAACCTGAGCAGGAGATGCCTCATGCTATTAATGTCACACCAGCAGAGCAGGAGGCCATAGAACGAGTctggttcctttctttcttgttATTTGTGTTTCTCTTGTACTGGGTATGTTCTGCTAAGTTTTGTTTCGTTGGTCCATTTTTAGCTTGAGGCAATGGGATTCGATAGAGCCCTTGTCATCGAGGCATTTTTGGCCTGCGACCGCAATGAAGAATTGGCAGTGAACTATCTATTGGAGAATGCTGGAGATTTTGAAGATTAATGGTACATCTTTACCAGAAAGTTTGGAAATGTTACTTGTTTACCTTTTCATCTTTATGATATGTTCCGTTGTAAATGTTACTCTATCCTTGATGGTGCATTGTGTTTCTTCGCATTGCTGGGTTTTCGTTTTCCAAGTTTTGCCATTAAAAGACCAGAATGATAGTAACTAAAAGTTTCTGCATCTTTATAAATTCTAACACAAACAGTTTTCCTTTAGACTTGCTTGGGAAAGATTTATTAATTCATCCACCTAAGAGTACGTCTTTTCATATTCCTGCCTTATAAGTTCCTCTAACCAGTCCATTGCATCGGATCCCCATATTCCTTCAAAAGCTTTCCTTTCCATACCAAATTTATGTGAAGGCAGAGGCAGACAAATTCCTAAGAAGAGGATTTGTTGGCATTCTGTAAATGCTCTATGATCGACAAAATTAGTTCGACAGTAAAGGTCTGAGCATGATGATGCTGTTTACATAGGTGCAGACCCAATGATTGCTTTGTTGGGAATGTAAAACAAGACAGTTGAGAAGCTTGACGGTCATGGTGCTTGCCCAGGTGCAATACGCACTATATGCTGCAGTGGAAACATGTATCAGGATGGATGAGATGCTTTACTTAAAACATTTTAGAGGAACTTCTCGTGAGTCCTTTTGGAAAATGGATTTCTTGTTTTGGTCGTTAGAATCACTTATCATGTGGTAACCTCAGCTAACCTGATTGTACACCAAAATTGACTCGGTAGGTATTTTGTTAGTAGGATGCCGGAGCACCTCTATCATGCTGTGTTTAGATAGTCTGTTTTAGAATTCCTTTCATACATTATTGACttccatttctttcctttttttggtttttcgacATTTTTATAAGCTTTTAAACTGTGCTTAGTGATTAACTTCCTGGTGTTTTCATTCATGTGTACAGGTATAGTGAATTTGACATCGACGTGTTTGGAGTTTTTGTGAAGGTGGTGCAGCATCACGAGAAATTCAATTGTTGTTGATCATCTCATATGATTTTCAGTATTTATGCTAATGATTGGATGGTTGTCCGTGGGGGTTGATAGGCTTTACTTTTCCAAGAAGGCTAATTGGGATTGTGCGGGGCAGTCGATTTGGTTTTTATGACAATTCTTTGCGCTGTTTGTAGTGTCTTATGTTTTCTAACCCATTTTTACAGAAAATTGAGTTTGGAAATCTAGAGCACTTGAGAGCACATTTTAGTTTCCTGTGCCAACAGATTTACATTGCTTTTCCTGTCTACTGGTTTGAGTGAGCACGTTGCTGCCTTGGCTGTGTTTGGATTTAGCCTGTGTAGAGAGTTATAAAAGATCACGAAAAGCTAAAAGGAATAAGTGATTATTTCGTGCAAATCTGAATCTGTTTAAATGAATTGTCTATAGGGCTGATAAACGAGCCAAACCGCTTGAGTTTGAGCTCTCGTTAAAAAGATTGTTTGAGACCGGTTTGTTACATATACGAACTTAAAGTCATAAAGATATTTTTGAAGCCCGTTAAGCTTTTAAACCAAGATGGAACAAACTATTAGTCAGCTTGTTTGATTTATGATGTGTAAAACATTCCAGCTATTCAAGATTGATTCATGATTGACTAAATTAAATTTCGTTTAAGATCAGTTCGTCAAGTTTAGctcgaacatatttttaaagcttGTTGAGTTTTCAAATTAAACTTGAACAATCAGTAATTCAACTCTTTCTGTCGTTTAACAGCCCTAATTTGGCTCCACATGTGCTCTGATAAGAATTTTTTGTGCCTAGGGGCCACTCAAGCGCACAACACACACTATAAATCAGAGAAAATTTCACTCATAAATTGAATcatatacaagaaaaaaaaaactttccgGAGCCACACCGGCTCCACTTCGGGGAGCCACACTGCCCCCCGCCCTTGACCTCACCCACTCCCTCACCAATCTGCCACACCACACATAGATACAAGAGAATACAGTGAATTTTGTGGTCGCCAGccagaggtggtggtggtgattgtggGGTGAAGGTGGGAGGGGGTGGTTGTATTTAGTAAAGGGTAATCATTATCATGAGGTTGTATTTGGaggtaaataaaaaatgagcttaTCCTCAGTGAGAATTAAGTCTTGATTTTCTAGACCCACTAGTAATTTATCTTAAGCCAAATTAAATTACGGAGTAATTCACTAATGTCAAATGGCTGCTAAGCATGTGGTAATTAATCTTTATGGACTGGGCCGAGTGGGGATCGCGTtcaatagtttttgaaaattactGAAGGGCCCTATATATTTTTCGAATTTCATCCAATGTTCCCATTTGTAATTGGACACCTCCCTTCAGTAATGTCTTTTTGGTATGGTGGGTTAAGTTTGCTAAAATGTTTTTTGTTGGAAGAAGTAGGAGTGGTTCTGATTTCCATGTGGTGAacatattttactttttctgcTAAAAACTGATTATTTTTCAAGATATTTAGGTTAAAgtaaaatcaataattcacaaaaatttgacgcaaaattaataaatttaaataatttaataattataaaccaacttattttaagataagttgaaaaaaaatgcatcttcCACATGAttgaactttattttgaaattgtcatTGCTGGGATCTGTACAAACATAGacgaaattaattaattaattatgcaATCGTACTACAAAAAAAGCAACCATATTGAGCGAGGTTGGTGACCTCCCACACCAAATTACTTCTTCATTTACTCAAAAGAAACAGCAAAGGAAAACAATTTGCAGACATTGGGACTAGGGgtgctaattaaaaaaaaaagtgactcgAGTGTTTTTTTATTCATGGTTAAACAACTTAACgagctctacaagatgaacgattctgATCATTGTAGTAAGCCTCCGGTGGgctgacaaaaataaaaataaaaataaaaatggacgGAACTGGATAGTTCCAAACTGGACAGGAACTAAGTCCTCTGTTGTCTTCTCGGACCGGGGGCGTTTTGTACTATCTTagccgtccaaaatattttgaattgctcagatttttaaaaaaaattcaaggaaaaaattttattttaatccaaaccaGTTACTATTATTACTGAGACACAGACGGAGCGCATGCGTGTTGCTTGCTGTGTCTTCTTCCTCACCAACTGATTCCTCTGCACGCGGGAACGGCCAAGTTTCttcaagctctctctctctcgaagaTTAATACGTTCCCTCAATCGTAACAAAACTGAATGGGAACACGCCAAGTACACTTCTAATCTctcaccacaccacaccaaaccaactacaatgaattttttcaaattgtttTCTAATCTCTGTGGAGCCAGCCAGCCTTCAACATTGTTTTCTAATCTATATCTGTGGAGCCAGGCTTCTAATCTCCGCTTTTATATTCTCCACAACCCCAACCCGAAACCCTGGAATTTCCGAAAAGAGCCACCAATGGCGAGTGCAGTCGTCGGAGTTATCTTCGATGCCTTATGCGGCGAACTAGTGAATGCCATCAAGGAAGTAAGGGCCAAATCCAAAGAATTCAAACCCCTTTTGAGACAACTCGAATCAACCCTAGACCGGATGACCCCAACATTCGAAGACATCGAGAGTCTGAACCGGGCCGTCCACCGGCCCGAAACGGAGTACGCGGTTTTCGCCGACCAACTCAACGAAGGGAAGAGCCTCGTGCTGAAGTGCGCCAGGGTGCGCTGGTGGAACAAGAGCTCGTACGCGAAGAAGCTGATCGAGTACGACAGATCGCTCACGAGGTTCTTCCAGATCGACGTGACGGCGCAGATTCTGCATAGCGTGCGTCGGGTGGAGGGGAATCTGGCTGGGGAGGGGCCGATGGCAGAGTAAGGGCCCGTTCCACTTTCTCCATTTACCTTTTCTTTcgtaattttaaactcaaatatgataaaaataaaaagtatttttttaatatttttttaccaTTTAAAATATCTCAGTGAAATCTAGCAAACAAGATCTATCCAGATTCTGCATAACGTGCGTCGGGTGGAGGGGAATCTGGCTGGGGAGCGGCGACAGAAAAAGTAAT
This DNA window, taken from Rhododendron vialii isolate Sample 1 chromosome 8a, ASM3025357v1, encodes the following:
- the LOC131298764 gene encoding uncharacterized protein LOC131298764; amino-acid sequence: MVLAQVQYALYAAVETCIRMDEMLYLKHFRGTSRESFWKMDFLFWSLESLIMWYSEFDIDVFGVFVKKIEFGNLEHLRAHFSFLCQQIYIAFPVYWADKRAKPLEFELSLKRLFETARGGGGDCGVKASNLRFYILHNPNPKPWNFRKEPPMASAVVGVIFDALCGELVNAIKEVRAKSKEFKPLLRQLESTLDRMTPTFEDIESLNRAVHRPETEYAVFADQLNEGKSLVLKCARVRWWNKSSYAKKLIEYDRSLTRFFQIDVTAQILHSVRRVEGNLAGEGPMAEIFMDVPETEEPAPSGGVAEHPLDFLRNSPQFLALRPLLQSNPHILQRMRQGLGKKHPHISRHIEEHEAEFHQLINAPVDGSDGDLSDQPEQEMPHAINVSLAKQETPHTISVILAEQEAIERLEEMGFDGDLVIEAFLACDGNEELAVNYLLEDAGYFED
- the LOC131335295 gene encoding ubiquitin receptor RAD23b-like, which gives rise to MKLTVKTLKGSHFEIRVQPTDTIMAVKKNIEDIQGKDNYPCGQQLLIHNGKVLKDESTLTENKVSEDGFLVVMLSKSKTSGSSGTTSTQPASVTQPTSNPTPATEAPTQAPAPESTSPASNLVTANGPSDTYDQAASSLVAGSNLEQTIQQIMDMGGGSWERETVIRALRAAYNNPERAVDYLYSGIPEAAEVAVPVAHLPANQTASGGVETGAAAGAPVSGVPNSSPLNLFPQEAVPAGGAGAGLGPLDFLRNSQQFQALRSMVQSNPQILQPMLQELGKQNPQLLRLIQEHQAEFLQLINEPVDGSEGDIFDQPEQEMPHAINVTPAEQEAIERLEAMGFDRALVIEAFLACDRNEELAVNYLLENAGDFED